A single genomic interval of Nostoc commune NIES-4072 harbors:
- a CDS encoding two-partner secretion domain-containing protein has translation MKRYRQHWCWKFALGSWLVMGSAIGEAVLQTFAFSVNSAFAQITPDSTLPNNSSVTTQDNISTIEGGTQAGRNLFHSFQEFSVPNGSTAFFNNAADIQNIISRVTGGSASNIDGLIRANGTANLFLINPNGIIFGQNAQLNIGGSFVATTANALQFGNQGFFSATNPNTPPLLTVNPSALLFNQITSQPVYSIENRGFLSVGDSQSLLLVGGKISPTLTATGAILNEGSLSAPSGRVELGGLTAAGTVGLNVEGNSLSLNFSDGVTLADVTLTNPALINVSGDGGSIAINARNLDILGGSLLAGIDSGRGSVNTQAGDITLNATGAITVASSSENSFSQIFNVLNENAIGKGGNINIKAGSLSFDNTRMSTFTNGLGNAGNISIQVDDSVVIANSLFSTNVLEKGAGEGGDINIKAGSLSLNNTILGTFIAGKGNAGSISVQVNDAISLTNSSLTTSILEQAVGNGGNIEIKARSLSLTDKASIDTFSVGQGNGGNVFIQTDDSAAFFDSGVNSQILGDFPAVVEQAVRKGGDINIQTGSLFLDNEAQLNASTYGRGDGGKVSVQARDSVFLTNSSINSDVGKEAIGNGGDINIQATSLFLTDNSSLNTDISGQGNAGSIFIKTSDLVSGESSFISSSMTQPAIGNGGDINIQATSFLWTNDLDLDGTGLSTSSVGRGNAGSISVQTNDSVLLFNSSISSDLLPTAVGKGGNVEIKANSLSLYDSKLSTATAGKGDAGNVLIQANDSISLINSNIASDSDGEIFNKIGKLAGKAGDINILTGSLSLSDESRLSSSTYGQGNAGNVFVNASGSVSFASGSDILSATTSLKFLGIGESEAEGKGGNISIIADSLALDDALFAAATSGKGNAGDIFLQINDFLTLANNSQISSSVAPGSTGDGGDINIQTRSLQLRDGSQIRANVENSRNNLPTGSGQGGSIQINASELVDIFGVTSDGYVSGLSTGTAGIGKAGSLTINTPILFLSDGAQITTATLGAGEGGSLNVNASKSVLMYGISSDSNFTTGLSSRTTGTGKAGSLTITTPVLLLADGAQIDASTIGTGEGGNLNINASQWVQLYGTSANGQPSSGLFTRTEGAGKAGSLTITTPELSVYGGAQVDAGTLGSGEGGNLNINASESVLVFGESANRTNVSTLTTQAGKTATGKAGSLTINTPNLSVFDGGQISASTDGAGEGGSLNINASESVQVFGTSVNERSPSGLFTGTEGTGKAGSLTINTRELLVSNGGLISAATRSLGEGGSLNIDASKSVLVIGESASGRAVSTLSTQASQTATGKAGSLTINSPELFVLNGGQVDASTFGTGEGGSLNINASQSVQVNGISTNGQSNSVLTTRTQGTGKAGSLTINSPELFVLDGGQVDASTFGSGEGGSLNINASQSVQVNGISANGKSASVLSTRTQDTGKAGSLTINSPELFVFDGGQVDASTFGSGEGGSLNINASKTIQVIGTSVNGQSASVLSAQTQGTGKAGDMKINTQQLLISDGAEATVGSLATGVAGNLDITAKSVELNNGAISAQTFSGNGGNITLNIADLLLMRQGSEISTTAGTRQQGGDGGNIQVNIPNGFIVAVPSEDSDISANAFTGRGGRVDITAKGIFGIQPRSNPTSLSDITASSQFGVNGTVEINTPDVDPNSGLVNLPTVPVDTQVAQTCTAGSTVAKSSFTITGRGGLPPNPGEALSADAVQVDLVSLNPEVGNTPAVSTNPINPTPSRIVEATGWVIAANGDVILTSTPTVTPHSSWQRTTDCRVFNQHQGG, from the coding sequence ATGAAGCGATATAGGCAGCATTGGTGCTGGAAATTCGCATTGGGAAGTTGGTTGGTAATGGGTAGTGCGATCGGCGAAGCTGTATTGCAGACATTCGCTTTTTCTGTTAATTCCGCTTTTGCCCAAATTACCCCCGATAGCACTCTACCCAATAATTCGAGTGTTACAACACAAGACAACATCAGTACCATTGAAGGGGGAACTCAAGCTGGAAGAAATTTATTCCACAGTTTTCAGGAGTTTTCTGTTCCAAATGGGAGTACTGCTTTCTTTAATAATGCTGCGGATATTCAAAATATTATTAGTCGGGTAACGGGTGGATCAGCTTCTAATATTGATGGGTTAATTCGGGCTAATGGTACAGCTAACCTGTTTCTAATTAATCCTAATGGAATTATATTTGGTCAGAATGCTCAATTGAATATTGGTGGTTCTTTTGTTGCGACAACAGCTAATGCACTGCAATTTGGCAATCAAGGTTTTTTTAGTGCCACTAATCCAAATACTCCACCTTTGCTGACAGTCAATCCTTCAGCTTTGTTATTCAATCAAATTACATCTCAGCCAGTTTATTCTATTGAGAATCGAGGATTTCTCTCAGTTGGTGATAGTCAAAGCCTGTTACTAGTGGGGGGCAAAATCTCCCCAACTCTAACTGCAACTGGAGCAATATTAAATGAAGGCTCTCTATCTGCTCCCAGTGGACGAGTTGAACTCGGAGGATTAACCGCAGCCGGAACGGTTGGGTTAAATGTAGAGGGCAATAGTCTAAGCTTAAATTTTTCTGATGGCGTAACATTAGCTGATGTGACCCTCACAAATCCAGCTTTAATTAATGTATCTGGGGACGGTGGTAGTATTGCCATCAACGCCCGGAACTTGGATATTTTGGGAGGTTCCCTGCTTGCTGGAATTGACTCAGGACGAGGATCGGTGAATACTCAAGCAGGAGATATTACACTCAATGCAACAGGAGCTATCACAGTTGCTAGTAGTAGCGAAAACTCTTTTAGTCAGATTTTCAATGTTTTAAATGAGAATGCAATAGGCAAAGGTGGTAACATCAACATCAAAGCTGGGTCACTCTCTTTTGATAATACTAGAATGAGTACCTTTACTAATGGCTTGGGAAATGCAGGTAATATATCTATACAGGTTGACGACTCAGTAGTGATCGCTAATAGCTTATTCAGCACTAATGTATTGGAAAAGGGAGCAGGTGAAGGCGGCGACATCAACATTAAAGCTGGATCACTCTCCCTCAATAACACTATACTGGGTACTTTCATTGCCGGAAAGGGAAATGCTGGTAGTATATCTGTACAGGTTAATGATGCAATTTCTCTCACCAATAGCTCGTTGACCACCAGTATATTGGAGCAAGCAGTAGGTAATGGCGGTAACATCGAAATCAAAGCTAGGTCACTCTCCTTAACTGATAAAGCCTCTATTGATACTTTTTCTGTCGGACAGGGAAATGGTGGTAACGTATTTATTCAGACCGATGATTCTGCTGCATTTTTTGATAGTGGCGTTAATAGCCAAATTTTGGGCGACTTCCCCGCTGTAGTAGAGCAAGCAGTGCGAAAGGGCGGTGATATCAATATCCAAACTGGGTCACTTTTCTTAGACAATGAAGCGCAACTGAATGCTAGCACTTATGGACGAGGAGACGGCGGCAAGGTATCTGTGCAAGCCAGAGACTCAGTGTTTCTAACTAATAGCTCGATCAATAGCGATGTGGGAAAGGAAGCCATAGGTAATGGCGGAGACATCAATATCCAAGCCACGTCATTGTTTTTGACAGACAATTCCTCATTAAATACTGACATTTCGGGACAGGGAAATGCTGGCAGTATTTTTATCAAAACCAGTGACTTGGTTAGTGGTGAAAGTAGCTTTATTTCTAGCAGTATGACACAGCCAGCCATTGGCAATGGGGGTGATATAAATATTCAAGCCACATCCTTCTTATGGACAAATGACCTTGATTTAGACGGTACTGGGCTCAGTACTAGCTCTGTTGGCAGAGGAAATGCTGGTAGTATCTCTGTGCAAACGAATGACTCAGTTTTACTATTTAATAGCTCGATTAGTAGCGACTTGCTACCAACAGCAGTAGGGAAAGGGGGCAATGTTGAAATTAAAGCCAACTCGCTATCTTTGTATGACTCTAAATTGAGTACTGCGACGGCTGGAAAAGGAGATGCTGGCAACGTTTTAATTCAAGCGAATGACTCAATTTCACTTATAAACAGTAACATTGCTAGTGATAGTGACGGCGAAATCTTCAACAAAATAGGAAAATTAGCAGGCAAGGCAGGAGATATTAATATTCTCACTGGGTCGCTTTCCTTAAGTGATGAATCTAGACTAAGTAGCAGTACTTATGGTCAGGGAAATGCAGGTAATGTATTTGTCAATGCCAGTGGTTCTGTTTCGTTTGCTAGTGGCAGTGATATCTTGAGTGCTACTACTAGCTTGAAGTTTCTAGGTATTGGAGAATCAGAAGCAGAAGGTAAAGGAGGTAATATCAGTATCATTGCTGATTCTCTTGCTTTAGATGATGCTCTTTTTGCTGCTGCCACCAGTGGAAAAGGGAATGCTGGAGATATATTTTTGCAAATTAATGACTTTTTGACTCTCGCAAACAATAGCCAGATTAGCAGCTCCGTAGCACCAGGATCTACAGGAGATGGGGGAGATATTAATATTCAAACGCGATCGCTCCAATTGAGAGATGGCTCGCAAATCCGAGCAAATGTTGAGAATTCACGTAACAATCTTCCTACTGGAAGCGGACAAGGAGGAAGTATTCAAATTAATGCTTCTGAGTTGGTTGATATCTTTGGAGTCACTTCAGATGGATACGTCAGTGGCTTGTCTACCGGAACTGCGGGTATAGGCAAGGCAGGTTCCTTAACAATAAACACTCCCATTTTATTCCTCTCTGATGGAGCACAGATAACTACTGCTACCCTTGGCGCTGGTGAAGGAGGAAGTTTGAATGTTAACGCCTCTAAATCTGTGCTGATGTATGGCATCTCCTCTGATAGTAATTTCACCACTGGTTTGTCTAGTAGAACTACGGGGACAGGAAAAGCAGGTTCTTTAACAATTACCACTCCTGTACTACTCCTCGCTGATGGAGCGCAGATTGACGCTAGTACCATTGGTACAGGTGAGGGCGGGAACTTAAATATCAATGCGTCACAATGGGTGCAACTGTATGGCACTTCAGCCAATGGTCAGCCTAGTAGCGGCTTATTTACTAGAACCGAAGGCGCAGGCAAAGCAGGTTCTTTAACAATTACTACTCCTGAGTTATCTGTCTATGGTGGGGCACAAGTTGATGCTGGTACTTTAGGTTCAGGTGAAGGAGGAAATTTAAATATCAATGCCTCAGAATCGGTGCTAGTGTTTGGAGAATCAGCCAATCGTACAAATGTTAGCACCTTGACTACTCAAGCTGGAAAGACAGCCACTGGAAAAGCAGGTTCCTTAACTATAAACACTCCCAATTTGTCTGTCTTTGATGGAGGACAGATAAGTGCTAGTACCGATGGTGCAGGCGAAGGAGGAAGTTTGAATATCAATGCGTCAGAATCGGTGCAAGTGTTTGGCACTTCAGTCAATGAAAGGTCTCCTAGCGGCTTATTCACTGGAACTGAAGGTACAGGAAAAGCGGGTTCTTTGACGATTAATACTCGTGAGTTACTTGTCTCTAATGGAGGATTAATCTCAGCTGCTACCCGAAGTTTAGGTGAGGGAGGTAGTTTAAATATTGATGCTTCCAAATCGGTTTTAGTGATTGGAGAATCAGCTAGTGGTCGGGCTGTCAGCACCTTGTCTACTCAAGCTAGCCAGACAGCAACAGGAAAGGCGGGTTCTTTAACAATCAACTCTCCGGAGTTATTTGTCCTTAATGGAGGACAGGTTGATGCTAGTACCTTTGGTACAGGCGAGGGAGGAAGTTTAAATATCAATGCCTCACAATCGGTGCAAGTGAATGGCATCTCAACCAATGGTCAGTCTAATAGTGTATTAACTACCAGAACTCAGGGTACAGGAAAGGCGGGTTCTTTGACAATTAACTCTCCGGAGTTATTTGTCCTTGATGGAGGACAAGTTGATGCTAGTACCTTTGGTTCAGGTGAGGGAGGAAGTTTAAATATCAATGCCTCACAATCGGTGCAAGTGAATGGCATCTCAGCCAATGGTAAGTCTGCTAGCGTTTTAAGTACCAGAACTCAGGATACAGGAAAGGCGGGTTCTTTGACAATTAACTCTCCAGAATTATTTGTTTTTGATGGAGGACAAGTTGATGCTAGTACCTTTGGTTCAGGTGAGGGAGGAAGTTTAAATATCAATGCCTCTAAAACAATACAAGTGATTGGCACTTCAGTTAATGGTCAGTCTGCTAGCGTCTTGTCTGCTCAAACTCAAGGGACAGGAAAGGCAGGAGATATGAAAATCAATACACAGCAATTACTGATATCTGACGGTGCAGAAGCTACAGTTGGCAGCCTAGCAACAGGAGTAGCAGGCAACCTCGACATTACTGCTAAATCTGTGGAACTCAACAATGGAGCGATTAGCGCCCAAACTTTCTCTGGTAATGGTGGCAATATAACGCTAAATATTGCAGACTTACTGCTGATGCGTCAAGGCAGTGAAATTTCTACTACTGCGGGTACTAGACAGCAGGGTGGAGATGGCGGAAATATCCAAGTTAATATCCCCAACGGCTTCATTGTTGCCGTCCCTAGTGAAGATAGCGATATTAGCGCCAATGCCTTCACAGGTAGAGGTGGCAGAGTTGACATTACAGCTAAGGGTATTTTTGGTATCCAGCCCCGCTCTAATCCAACTTCTTTGAGTGACATCACTGCCAGTTCTCAGTTTGGCGTAAACGGTACTGTAGAAATTAACACGCCAGATGTTGACCCTAACAGTGGCTTAGTCAACCTGCCAACCGTACCAGTTGATACCCAAGTAGCACAGACTTGTACCGCAGGTAGCACTGTAGCTAAGAGCAGTTTTACAATCACTGGACGCGGTGGTTTACCACCTAATCCGGGTGAAGCCCTTAGCGCTGACGCAGTGCAGGTAGATTTGGTGTCTCTCAACCCAGAAGTAGGTAACACTCCAGCAGTTTCTACAAATCCCATTAACCCAACACCATCTCGCATTGTAGAAGCTACTGGTTGGGTAATTGCTGCTAATGGCGATGTAATTCTCACTAGTACACCCACCGTCACGCCTCATTCTTCTTGGCAGAGGACAACCGATTGCCGTGTGTTTAATCAACACCAGGGAGGTTGA
- a CDS encoding CHAT domain-containing protein: protein MARKKSKLRKIKRLLSLLLLLAMFLGAGLLPPTFAHVTAENSSLQKLSYAHLLEQGSKFYEAERFAEAATSWQQSISAFKANEDKLKLAIALGNLSLAYQQLGRWSEAETAIAQSLNLLQTAKNIDSKDSSQILAQVLDIKGRLQLAQSKAEDALDTWRVSSDIYTKIGDTRAVIQNHINQAQALQTLGFYRQAEKTLRESTQILQSQPNSAVKVAALHSLGNVVQVTGDLETSRQILQQSLELASSLPNKEAIADIFLSLGNTARVQQDTQTAIKYYQQTIKTATSPTTRIQAQANQLRLLLKTDQFSAFQTLSSQIKTQLNDLPLSRTAISARINFAQSLMQFRKKTAADTDSWLDIAQLLATSIEQAKSLQDKRTESYALGVLGQVYEQTQQWSDAQNLTQQALLIAQDIDAKDIGYQWQWQLGRLLKTKGDIKGAVAAYTEAVNNLQALRSDLVAVNSAVKFSFREEVEPVYRQLVDLLLQSQDNQVSSENLAKASNTIESLQIAELENFFRNNCLNAQIRNPKKDPTAAIVYPFILPDRLEVIVELPQQRWLHYTTPVIEKELETTLAQLQENLPKPQTLRQVQSLSQKVYKWLIQPAEAALAETKIPTLVFVLDGWLRNIPMAVLYDGKQYLVEKYNIALTPSLQLIEPKPLEKGLKAIAAGLTEASSGFSALPNVKLELEQIRSQVPSSILLNQEFTSKALQNRINSLSFPIVHLATHGQFSSKAEETFIVAWNERIYVKKLNELVRTLEQNRPEAIELLILSACQTAAGDEQAALGIAGVAFQAGARSTIASLWNLDDESTAVLMNQFYQELANKNLTKAEVLRRAQLALLQNPKYKRPRFWAPYVLLGNWL from the coding sequence ATGGCAAGAAAAAAATCTAAATTACGGAAAATCAAACGCCTTTTAAGTTTACTGCTGCTTTTGGCTATGTTCTTAGGGGCGGGGTTATTGCCCCCTACTTTCGCACATGTAACTGCGGAAAACTCTAGTCTTCAAAAGTTGTCCTATGCCCATTTGCTGGAACAGGGCAGTAAATTTTATGAAGCTGAACGGTTTGCTGAAGCTGCTACTTCTTGGCAACAGTCTATCTCTGCATTCAAAGCTAATGAAGATAAACTAAAGCTTGCGATCGCACTGGGTAATCTCTCATTAGCTTATCAACAATTGGGACGCTGGTCAGAGGCAGAAACTGCGATCGCTCAAAGTCTCAACTTATTACAAACTGCTAAAAATATAGATAGCAAAGACTCCTCGCAAATTCTAGCCCAAGTCCTAGATATCAAAGGTCGCCTGCAATTGGCTCAAAGCAAAGCTGAAGATGCCTTGGATACTTGGCGAGTCTCATCTGACATTTATACCAAAATCGGCGATACGAGGGCGGTTATTCAAAATCACATCAACCAAGCGCAAGCTTTGCAAACTTTAGGATTTTATCGTCAAGCCGAAAAGACTTTAAGAGAAAGTACCCAAATTCTCCAAAGTCAACCCAACTCAGCTGTTAAAGTTGCAGCCTTACATAGTCTCGGCAATGTCGTGCAAGTCACAGGTGATTTAGAAACATCTCGGCAGATATTGCAGCAAAGTTTAGAATTAGCTTCATCGTTGCCAAATAAAGAAGCGATCGCTGATATTTTCCTCAGTCTGGGTAATACAGCCCGTGTTCAGCAAGACACGCAAACAGCTATAAAATACTATCAACAAACTATTAAAACTGCAACCTCACCCACTACACGCATCCAAGCTCAAGCCAATCAACTAAGACTACTACTGAAAACTGACCAATTCTCAGCTTTCCAAACATTGTCTTCTCAAATTAAAACTCAGCTTAACGACTTACCCCTTAGTCGGACAGCAATTTCTGCCCGCATTAACTTTGCCCAAAGTCTAATGCAATTCCGAAAAAAAACTGCCGCAGACACGGACTCATGGTTGGACATTGCCCAATTACTAGCAACTTCTATTGAGCAAGCAAAAAGTTTGCAAGATAAACGCACAGAATCCTATGCTCTTGGTGTTTTAGGGCAAGTGTACGAACAAACTCAACAGTGGTCTGATGCTCAAAACCTCACTCAACAAGCCTTGCTCATCGCTCAAGATATCGATGCTAAAGACATAGGCTATCAATGGCAATGGCAACTGGGACGTTTGCTTAAAACTAAGGGAGATATCAAAGGAGCAGTAGCAGCTTACACAGAAGCAGTTAATAATCTCCAAGCCCTCCGTAGTGATTTAGTTGCTGTCAATTCTGCGGTAAAATTTTCCTTTCGAGAGGAAGTTGAACCAGTTTATCGACAGTTGGTTGATTTACTTTTGCAATCTCAGGATAATCAAGTTAGCTCAGAAAATCTCGCCAAAGCCAGCAATACAATCGAATCACTCCAAATAGCAGAACTAGAAAACTTCTTTCGCAACAACTGTTTAAATGCTCAAATCCGTAATCCCAAAAAAGATCCAACGGCAGCAATTGTTTATCCATTTATTTTGCCAGACCGACTAGAGGTGATCGTTGAGTTGCCTCAACAGCGTTGGTTGCACTACACTACCCCTGTAATTGAAAAAGAATTGGAAACTACTTTAGCGCAACTACAGGAAAATTTACCCAAACCACAGACGCTCCGACAGGTTCAATCTTTATCTCAGAAGGTTTACAAATGGCTGATTCAACCTGCTGAAGCTGCCTTAGCTGAGACTAAGATTCCTACTTTGGTGTTTGTGCTGGATGGTTGGTTGCGAAATATTCCGATGGCAGTTCTCTACGATGGCAAACAGTATCTAGTTGAGAAGTATAACATTGCACTTACCCCCAGTTTGCAACTGATTGAACCCAAACCATTGGAGAAAGGATTAAAAGCAATAGCCGCAGGATTAACTGAAGCAAGTTCGGGATTTTCTGCATTACCCAACGTCAAACTTGAATTAGAACAAATCCGCTCTCAAGTTCCTAGCAGCATCCTTCTAAATCAAGAATTTACTAGCAAAGCTTTGCAAAACCGGATTAATTCTTTATCTTTCCCTATCGTTCATCTTGCAACTCATGGTCAGTTTAGCTCTAAGGCTGAGGAGACATTTATTGTCGCTTGGAATGAGCGTATTTATGTGAAAAAGTTAAATGAGTTAGTACGAACGCTAGAGCAAAATAGACCCGAAGCGATTGAGTTGCTTATTCTTAGTGCCTGTCAAACAGCAGCCGGGGACGAACAAGCTGCACTAGGAATTGCTGGTGTCGCTTTTCAGGCAGGCGCACGCAGTACGATCGCTTCTTTGTGGAACTTGGATGATGAATCTACTGCTGTGTTGATGAATCAATTTTACCAAGAGTTAGCTAACAAAAACCTGACTAAAGCTGAAGTACTCCGTCGCGCCCAGCTAGCTCTTTTGCAAAATCCCAAATACAAACGTCCCAGGTTTTGGGCCCCCTATGTTCTTTTGGGTAATTGGCTTTGA